AGGCCATCAAACAGACGTGGCACACAggtaggcctgtgccaaatattcaaaGTTTTTCACCTATTATTTATTCGCATTGGATCCGCCTATTATTCAACTTCATCAGCCTATTAATGacacctattattcaaatcATTCAACCAACATACACAGCAGtgaaataataaattatatagcaccATAAAATGGGATTAAGTCATTACTTTTTAATTTCAGCAGCGAAATAACAAACTCTAGCACACAAAATGTGGTTTCAACATTGATTGGACTAACATTAGATTTACTGTCATGTAAAATGTGGGCGTGTTctgagctactgcgcatgtgcaactagtttaatgaatatcattaaactATTTTCACaagtgcctattattcaaaaaattattccgaaatatttggcacaggcctacaCAAAGGATGACTTTATGGGAAACTTAAAGAggtaatactataattattatatcacgtACACACCAGAACTCTGTCAATTTCCATTCAAGAGTACcatatagcgtgtaattttcgtggggcaaaatattcgtggttttcgtggttggaggtctaaccacgaatattttacccacgaatgaagcgaccttgcctacctttacctgcaagtgcaagctccaaccatgaaaatattacccacgaaatgtctcaatattgctgaaccacgaatattttgccccccgaaaattacccgctatacggtataaagCTGGAAAATGTTGAGTTGTATGTATTCACATTGATAGAAACATTGCAGCTATAACGGCGTACTGATTGTAAATTCAGTATACTTGTGAcacaatgtatatactgttAGTAGCAGACGTGGGAGGAcaagtctgctcgcgagactgtgtgcatgtgttgtcacttcactataattagtgcatgtttgtcataattGGAACACATATCTCTACACCTTGCTATTGAGACTATAGCAATCTATAATGATCAACTACGTTTTATCGTAATGACCCTATAACATTGGGAAAACAGCTCgatcatttttgtgtccacataTACAATTCaacaatcactctacccctgctgcgcTCGTATAAGTGTAACAAAATTACTAAACTATTATCCCAGGGTGACGAGCACGCTTATGCCAAGGTAAGAAACCTTATCCTATAGGGTCAGCTTGCCCCGGGGTGATGGGTAGCTTTATGTAGGGGTGAAGAATCTACCCCGGGGTAAGCTTTTACGTGTTTTAGCATGCTAAGTGTGTCATGATGCTCTTCCATATGTACTGAGTTAGAGCTCACCCTAGGATAATGTTTTTTACCCTGGTTATTACACATTACAATTCACTATTGATAACTCGTGAAATGTGGAATTAAGATGTGCATGCAAACCGGGAGGCTGAGCTAGGCCACTCATCTATATACATCCCCTAATACCCTTCGGTATTTTCTAGATAGTAAATAATTTACTATCATGCATGCCTTAAGCGTTAGCATTACAATTATGCCAGGCCTTACCCTTAAGGGTTAACCACTTTGGCACACTGGCATGCACTCGTCCTATACCAAGCATTATAGCCTCCTAGCAGAACGATCGATGCATGATGAAGGGTTACCGATGGactcactgtcctctcactcaacaaggccataagcgtCGATATTCTCATTGTCTAGCTGCTCTATAGAACCTCACTGAGGtggtactatatatatacatcttGATGCATTATCAAatggtcacttttctttcgataTTACTGCACGAAGTGTACCTTGGACATTTTGGCTTCGAGCTTAATGCCGTGGCTATTTCTGGCGCACAGAAACACGGGACAGAGGGTGTTCCATATGTGTGAACATTGCTGACGACACttttagactataattatagtttaattACCAAAGGAATTGTGTGTTCTATATCGACTGTGTATCATTAGTCTGTGATGCGTAAACGTTTACAAGTTTTAGTCATTGTTCATGTAGTGTTATTGGGTACAAATGTGCTCTAAATTTACCTGTATAAAAGTAAACTGAAACATAGAAAAACAATCAAtccgctataattatcacaggAAGCACAAAACATGTTAATATAAAAGAGCTTAATTGTTGCAAGCAGAAGATTAGTTTATGATGTTGGTGAAACTTTACTGTACAAGATGCTTTGTAATCTGTTTTCTAAACTGGCTATACTATACTGCCAAGGTATGTACAATGAGTCCTTAAAAATAACTTGGCATTTGTGGATTCTCAATAGGAAAGTCAGTACATTTAATTATGGATGATGGAAAAAATACACTTTCTGGTTCGTACTGTCCAACAACTGTTAAACTTATCTGCAATGTTACGAATGTTCCTAATTTGCTATGGACGTACAATAATGGCAGTAAAATAAACATGATTATTTCTGATTTTCAAACTGATCATGCAATAACTTTCGACCCGATCACAACTGATTTTTCAGCATTTCCATTTGTCCAGTTAACGCAGTTCAATGTATATAAAAACCAAAACAATCAGTCACGGATTAATGCTTCAACAATTCTCACTGCTGATCTCACAAAGCTCTACAACCAGAATATTAGATTACTTTCTTGTGGTTCTGTTAGTGTGAATAAGACAGTGCCAGTGAATATCAGCATCTTACAGCCATATTTTCCTGCTATTTCTCACGTTTATACAAGTGTGGTTGTACGCTATGAGTCTGGACTTGTATCAAATGTAGATGTATCATGGAGAAAATTtcaggtacgtatatatagtatacttCTTGATAATAATGCTTGTAAATTGATTGGAAACATCAATATtcaattgcatgcacatggcATCGCTTGTAGCAACTAGATTGTCCTGAATATGAAAATTCACAAGAATACCTCATCAATGTTACTGGATGTGGGTGGATGTGGATCAACCATAACACCTGTCAAGATATCACTTGCTCGTCAGTTTTCAGCAATTGCACAGAGTATGTGAGAAAAATTACACTACAAGCCAAAATCGCTGACATTGAGAGTGAACAAGTAGTCTATCCCACATCTTTAGGTAAGAGCTTTAACTTTATATTGGTATGGTATTATATTTATCGACCGTTTTTACAGATTACTATAATCAATATTTCCGACCTGCTGTTAATCAGTCGTCGAGGTGCCAAATTCGTGTTCAGTGCTTACCTATTCATAGATATTTTAGAGGGAATCAAACGTGTACCATTCGATACACTACAGATCCAGAGTATGGAAATCTATCAAATCCTATTATGAATCCTGTTGGCAAAACACCTGTCTTACTTTCACATGTCACATCTGGTTCTATGTACTACTTTGAGTTCTCAGTGTTGGTGAATGATACCTTACTGATCGCAGAGAGAATTGAGTACGTTACAGAATCAGGAGGTACGGGAAGGAATTTTTCTTGAGATAATAGTTTAGAGCCACTTCAATTGGCAAGATCTTGTCTCATAGACATGTGCATGCTCATTTTCTACGATACATACTGCACACACCTACAGAATTGTTCCAGTTGGGTGCAAGAGAAGGCGTCATTATTGCCATTACATCAGTTTTCTTAGGATGCTTTACTGTACACACTATGATCGTAATGTGCCAATTAAAATTGAATAGtaagtataccgtatagcgtgtaattttcgtggggcaaaatattcgtggttttcgtggttggaggtctgaccacgaatattttacccacgaatgaagcgaccttacctacctttacctgcagtgcaagcagcaaccacgaaaatattacccacgaaatgtctcaatattgctgaaccacgaatattttgtcctccgaaaattacccgctatacggtatacatgtatacgttaaTTTTTGTCACTCAATTATATCAatattcggtatctatggttatagtgtccctcatccctcaggcaaagccctcgtgatatgggacactataacacatagatacctcatgcccatgtactatctatataACATagtattatgataattattgcagagGGTCATCCTACAGTTTCCAGGTTCATTTCTAACAAACACATTCAATTCTCGATAACACTGATCCTCTTCATGTTCTTTATTGTGTGTGGAACTCTGTTGACAACTTTTGTGATTGTTTCAAATGGTACGTATTGGACTGGTGCCAACTCTCGTTTGCAATACTTTGTGTGACATTGTTTTTAATACAGATATGTGTTTATTAAATGAAGAAGTTCCCAACAGTTTGCTTGATGCAATGTTAGTACTTTCATGTGTTGGGATAGGAATCCTTCTCCTCTATTGGGTCTTCATACAATATAAAATATACAAGCAGCATACTAAAGGTAACTTAGAGAGAGTAATTAATATTGTATTATACATCTTTTCATGCATCTTATTTTGTGTATATAGGAACCAAAAACAAGCCTGAAAATACGACGTATGTTCTTCCTTTAACATGCAGTACAGTTAATTATTTAATATAGGTCTCATTGCGACTATGCTCTTCGTTCGAACATCTCTTCACAAAGAGCTCAATATAACGCTCAAGAGTCACCTGAGGTAATTAAATTGTGTTTCAAATTAAGACAATTTATTTTGCTATTCAGAAGACACCTGATTCTCAGGAGTGCCAACAATTGCATCCCGAAGGCGTTAACGAAATGGTTCCAATGCAGAAGAAGCCTTTGAATGGCAGCCAGCTAATGACGACACCTAGTAGGAAATGTCCACCCTCTACACTTCCCAAACAAAGAAAATCAGGTCAACATTCTAACAGTGTTTTCTACGATGAGGTTGGTTTAGCAAAAGTGAAAGGCAATGTCTCGGATATGACAGAAGTTGAGTTGAAAGCTAACGAGTCTTACGGGCACACAGACAAGAGGTTTTCAACTGCCAAGAGCAACGTGACTGCTTGTCCATTATGTTCAACACCAGCCAGCAAAATCCAGCAAGATTTGTCATTACGTCATCAGTACAGTGAGATCAAAGCGAAACCGAAGAGTGAGCATCCTAAGCTGAATGCTATTGAGCAGGAGCAGATAGAGTTGAAATCTAATCAGTCGTATTGTCAGCTAACAAGTGCTGTGGGTCAGATAGGAGGATGTGAACCACTGCACGAGTACGACTATATATACGTGGACTCCTAATAACGAGGGATAAGAACCACTGCACAagcatatagctatatacataattatacggacGGCACCTATATATAGTAACTAGTTCATCACACACAATTTCATAAAGAATTGCAATTAATGTATAGCAAACTGAGTATAATTCTGTCATCGTAACATCTGAGTGTATTGCATGCgtgttatcataattatatttgttggGAATAATTAAGCTGCTTAAAATAGTCCCCTAGAATTCTTTAGATGCACAATACAGTACTATGTTTAGCCAGCATTGTTTGTCCATTGCAAACACTctcacacacgtacacacaccctcacacctcgTCATACgttcaccacacacacatgaacacgataacatgcatgcacacatgtctAAATTGGGTTGGACGCAAGGAAACTGAGGCACCAACGTCCTGCAAAACAAAGATGAAACATATCATGCCCAAGAGAAATGTCATGACTCACCCATTTCTAGTaggactaaaattaatatattTTTTCAAACGAGCACTATAAGCTGTACTTTGTGCTGgactatgtgcatgcatgggttctTCAGAGAAGGCTTTACCCacttccctgagtgaagtgcggcctgggatcgaggctaatcacATTATGGCTATAATACCATTGACTCACTGTGTATATTCTTGGTTAAATATCTGTAGAGCTGGACTCTCAgtactatatacataatttataagaGAGATATTCGAGTGCAAGTTGAGACCTGGCCTTTCATAAGTATCAGTCAGTCCACTCACTGACAATGCATGTATAAAGGGTCCTGCTATTTTGAGGTCATTTCTGCCCTTAGGTATATATGCACACGTACTAGGACACATGAGCTTGCATGCTTGAGACCTGTTCATAATGCAAGGACGTTTGGAATGGACTCAGGAACTGGTGATGTTGAAAACATCAAAGTGCACCAGTTTTTTAGTTTATCACCTGCAATGACTCAATTGCATGTTATATATAAGAGCCTCCCTCATTTAACTTCCTGGTAAAGATTCCCTCCATTACCGAGAGATTGACTCAGATCTCATCGGCAAGGCTATTTCTAACACCCCTTCCCTTTGAAATACGAGACAGTGGGCATGTCTGCATGTGAGCGTTACAGACCACACTTTACTTAAGGTTAATAAGATTATTTTATATCCAAGTATCCATGACGTGTATTGTCACTCCCACACACCTACAGAATTGTTACACTTGAGAAGGTGTCATCCTTGCCATTAATATTATCTTAGGATACTTTACTGtccacactataattatacgatgaTAATGTACCAATTAAGTTCTGTCACTCAGATCAATGTTGGCGATGGCACCATAAAGATGGTGAGCATACTGTGTTCTAACTTCATGTTCATTATAAGAAACACATTCAAATCTCAATCATCACACTGATTCTCCTGCATGGTCCTGTTTATTGGATATGGCACTCTGTTGACAACCTTTGTGTATAATGGTATGTTGAATTGGTATACCAACTTACATGTTTTCTTTTCATATAGATGTGTGTTTCACAAACTAACAAGTTCCCAACAGCTTGATGCACTGTTATTAACTTCGTATAGCATCTTAATGAGTCTCAGTGGGATACAAAGTTTATAAAACAGCTAGAGTAAACAAAAGGTAAGTAAACCATTTACAGTTGTATGTAACAGTATTTATCTGTTAATTGTGTGACATGCAATAGGTCTGGTTGCGATATAACAATTGTCAGAGCAGCAAATTACAGAAATGTAATATCCAAGAATCGTCAGAGGTATTAGCATGAAGATTGTTTACAGTGTCGAAGATACAAAGAAATGCATTAATGTGTACGTGCAATTTAATTATAGCACTCTGGAGCACACTTCTCATTAATTTTACTAGCTGAATGATTGTGACAAAAATTTCAATCTCGGCATGCTACCTCGTCCGTTTCATGTGCAGATTTCTACAACAAGCAGccccctgataaattatgctatcttctcccattattctattcttgaAAATGTGCCTCTTATTCTCAGAATAAAAAATCCGCATAAAAAATCTgtgtgacataataattatagataaaaTTAAGACcaagacataaacacagcacacaactgacacatGCACGACATAATTTTctcagtattataattatgtttgctgACTTGTAATTCACCTTTTTGCAATGAAAACGTCGTTATACATgcaatgatctttaccaaaagtggacattataatttatagacacataattattccgaTCATAATTTGTCAGGGC
This is a stretch of genomic DNA from Halichondria panicea chromosome 1, odHalPani1.1, whole genome shotgun sequence. It encodes these proteins:
- the LOC135351259 gene encoding uncharacterized protein LOC135351259 isoform X1, which gives rise to MDDGKNTLSGSYCPTTVKLICNVTNVPNLLWTYNNGSKINMIISDFQTDHAITFDPITTDFSAFPFVQLTQFNVYKNQNNQSRINASTILTADLTKLYNQNIRLLSCGSVSVNKTVPVNISILQPYFPAISHVYTSVVVRYESGLVSNVDVSWRKFQQLDCPEYENSQEYLINVTGCGWMWINHNTCQDITCSSVFSNCTEYVRKITLQAKIADIESEQVVYPTSLDYYNQYFRPAVNQSSRCQIRVQCLPIHRYFRGNQTCTIRYTTDPEYGNLSNPIMNPVGKTPVLLSHVTSGSMYYFEFSVLVNDTLLIAERIEYVTESGELFQLGAREGVIIAITSVFLGCFTVHTMIVMCQLKLNKGHPTVSRFISNKHIQFSITLILFMFFIVCGTLLTTFVIVSNDMCLLNEEVPNSLLDAMLVLSCVGIGILLLYWVFIQYKIYKQHTKGTKNKPENTTSHCDYALRSNISSQRAQYNAQESPEKTPDSQECQQLHPEGVNEMVPMQKKPLNGSQLMTTPSRKCPPSTLPKQRKSGQHSNSVFYDEVGLAKVKGNVSDMTEVELKANESYGHTDKRFSTAKSNVTACPLCSTPASKIQQDLSLRHQYSEIKAKPKSEHPKLNAIEQEQIELKSNQSYCQLTSAVGQIGGCEPLHEYDYIYVDS
- the LOC135351259 gene encoding uncharacterized protein LOC135351259 isoform X2, translating into MDDGKNTLSGSYCPTTVKLICNVTNVPNLLWTYNNGSKINMIISDFQTDHAITFDPITTDFSAFPFVQLTQFNVYKNQNNQSRINASTILTADLTKLYNQNIRLLSCGSVSVNKTVPVNISILQPYFPAISHVYTSVVVRYESGLVSNVDVSWRKFQQLDCPEYENSQEYLINVTGCGWMWINHNTCQDITCSSVFSNCTEYVRKITLQAKIADIESEQVVYPTSLDYYNQYFRPAVNQSSRCQIRVQCLPIHRYFRGNQTCTIRYTTDPEYGNLSNPIMNPVGKTPVLLSHVTSGSMYYFEFSVLVNDTLLIAERIEYVTESGELFQLGAREGVIIAITSVFLGCFTVHTMIVMCQLKLNKGHPTVSRFISNKHIQFSITLILFMFFIVCGTLLTTFVIVSNDMCLLNEEVPNSLLDAMLVLSCVGIGILLLYWVFIQYKIYKQHTKGTKNKPENTTSHCDYALRSNISSQRAQYNAQESPETPDSQECQQLHPEGVNEMVPMQKKPLNGSQLMTTPSRKCPPSTLPKQRKSGQHSNSVFYDEVGLAKVKGNVSDMTEVELKANESYGHTDKRFSTAKSNVTACPLCSTPASKIQQDLSLRHQYSEIKAKPKSEHPKLNAIEQEQIELKSNQSYCQLTSAVGQIGGCEPLHEYDYIYVDS